In Deltaproteobacteria bacterium, one genomic interval encodes:
- the ahcY gene encoding adenosylhomocysteinase: MNYDIKDIKLAKEGALRIEWANQNMPVLNRIKTRFAEEKPLKGKRLAACLHVTTETASLMQTLKAGGAQVFLCASNPLSTQDDVAASLVKNDKIPTFAIKGENNKTYYKHINAVIDQKPNFTMDDGADLVSTLHSERSEMLDFVEGGTEETTTGVIRLKSMAADGVLRYPIIAVNDAQTKHFFDNRYGTGQSTIDGIIRSTNRLIAGSTFVVCGYGWCGRGLAMRARGMGAKIIVTEVDSLAALEAVMDGFTVMPIKKAAKEGDFFCTVTGNINVIRKEHFKVMKDGAIVSNSGHFNVELDLEGLDTLAKKRRMIREFVEEYQLEDGRRINILGEGRLINLAAAEGHPSSVMDMSFANQALSIEHMVKTNGQLPLDVHAVPQKIDTAIANEKLAAVGTKIDRLTPEQKKYLASWNMGT, from the coding sequence ATGAACTACGATATAAAAGATATAAAACTCGCCAAAGAGGGTGCATTGCGCATCGAATGGGCCAACCAAAATATGCCGGTGCTGAACCGGATCAAGACCAGGTTTGCCGAAGAGAAACCTTTAAAGGGCAAACGGCTGGCAGCGTGCCTGCACGTCACCACCGAAACGGCCTCCCTGATGCAGACACTGAAAGCCGGCGGTGCGCAGGTTTTTCTGTGCGCCTCCAACCCCTTGAGCACCCAGGATGACGTGGCGGCATCCCTGGTTAAAAATGACAAGATTCCCACTTTTGCCATCAAGGGAGAAAACAACAAAACCTACTACAAGCACATCAATGCCGTCATCGACCAGAAGCCCAACTTCACCATGGACGATGGCGCCGACCTTGTTTCCACGCTGCACTCGGAACGCTCGGAGATGCTCGACTTTGTTGAAGGCGGTACCGAGGAAACGACCACGGGCGTCATCCGCTTGAAGAGCATGGCTGCGGACGGCGTCCTGCGATACCCGATTATTGCGGTCAACGACGCCCAGACCAAACACTTTTTCGACAATCGTTACGGGACCGGCCAAAGCACCATTGATGGCATCATCCGGTCCACAAACAGGCTCATCGCCGGATCCACTTTCGTGGTTTGCGGCTATGGCTGGTGCGGACGGGGCCTGGCCATGCGTGCCAGGGGCATGGGGGCAAAAATAATCGTCACCGAGGTGGATTCCCTGGCGGCTCTGGAAGCCGTTATGGACGGCTTCACTGTCATGCCCATCAAAAAAGCCGCCAAAGAGGGAGATTTTTTCTGTACGGTCACAGGCAACATCAACGTGATCCGCAAAGAGCACTTCAAGGTAATGAAAGACGGCGCCATCGTTTCCAATTCGGGCCATTTCAACGTGGAACTCGACCTGGAAGGCTTGGACACCCTGGCCAAAAAGAGACGCATGATACGGGAATTCGTTGAAGAATATCAACTGGAAGACGGCCGGCGCATCAATATTCTCGGCGAAGGGCGCCTCATCAACCTGGCCGCCGCAGAAGGCCATCCCTCCAGTGTCATGGATATGAGTTTCGCCAACCAGGCGCTGAGCATCGAACACATGGTTAAAACGAATGGGCAACTGCCCCTCGACGTGCACGCGGTGCCGCAAAAGATAGATACCGCCATCGCCAATGAAAAACTGGCCGCCGTGGGCACTAAAATCGACCGCCTCACGCCGGAGCAGAAAAAATACCTGGCCTCCTGGAACATGGGGACTTGA
- the metK gene encoding methionine adenosyltransferase: protein MEKESYFFTSESVTEGHPDKVADAISDSVLDAIMAQDKRCRVACETMVTTGMAFIAGEITTECYVDIPQIVRETIQSIGYSSSRMGFDYQTCAVITSIDRQSPDIAQGVNVGEGLYKDQGAGDQGLMFGFASDETPELMPMPIMYAHKLCKRLTAVRKNGALDFLRPDGKSQVTIEYLNGTPQRVDAVIVSTQHKPDISYEDLREAVIEEVIKKTIPREMTDGDTKYFINPTGKFVVGGPMGDCGLTGRKIIVDTYGGQGSHGGGCFSGKDPSKVDRSASYMGRHIAKNIVAAGLAKKCEIQIAYAIGVAEPVSIMVDLMGTGALPQRRVKEIVKEVFDLRPAAIIEYLDLLRPIYAKTSAYGHFGRSEPEFSWERTNMAETLREKAGI from the coding sequence ATGGAAAAAGAGAGCTATTTCTTCACGTCCGAGTCCGTTACCGAAGGGCATCCGGACAAAGTGGCGGATGCCATTTCCGATTCCGTTCTGGATGCCATCATGGCTCAGGATAAACGGTGCCGGGTTGCCTGTGAAACCATGGTCACCACCGGCATGGCGTTTATCGCCGGTGAAATCACAACGGAATGCTATGTGGACATCCCCCAGATCGTGCGGGAAACCATACAAAGTATCGGCTACAGCTCGTCGCGGATGGGCTTTGACTATCAAACCTGCGCCGTGATCACCAGTATCGACCGCCAGTCGCCCGACATCGCCCAGGGGGTCAATGTGGGGGAAGGGCTTTACAAAGATCAGGGGGCCGGCGACCAGGGCCTCATGTTCGGATTCGCCTCCGATGAAACGCCGGAACTCATGCCCATGCCGATCATGTACGCCCACAAACTCTGCAAGCGGCTGACCGCCGTTCGCAAAAACGGCGCCCTGGATTTCCTGAGGCCCGACGGCAAATCCCAGGTAACCATAGAGTATCTGAATGGAACCCCCCAACGGGTCGACGCGGTGATCGTCTCCACCCAGCACAAACCGGACATCTCTTACGAAGACCTCAGGGAAGCTGTCATCGAAGAGGTCATCAAGAAGACGATTCCCAGGGAAATGACCGACGGCGACACAAAGTATTTCATCAATCCCACCGGAAAATTCGTGGTTGGAGGCCCCATGGGCGATTGCGGGCTCACGGGACGAAAAATAATTGTCGATACCTATGGCGGTCAAGGAAGCCACGGGGGCGGTTGCTTTTCAGGCAAGGACCCCTCCAAGGTCGACAGGAGCGCCTCTTACATGGGACGCCACATCGCCAAGAATATCGTCGCCGCCGGGCTGGCCAAAAAATGTGAGATTCAGATTGCCTACGCCATCGGCGTGGCCGAACCGGTTTCCATCATGGTGGATCTCATGGGAACCGGTGCACTGCCCCAACGCCGCGTTAAGGAGATCGTCAAGGAGGTGTTCGATCTGCGCCCTGCGGCCATCATAGAATACCTTGATCTTCTGCGCCCCATCTATGCCAAAACCTCCGCTTATGGGCACTTCGGAAGATCAGAGCCCGAGTTTTCATGGGAGCGGACCAACATGGCGGAAACGTTGCGGGAGAAAGCCGGCATTTGA